From Mycolicibacterium nivoides, a single genomic window includes:
- a CDS encoding hemophore-related protein has protein sequence MKQSSVKLAVAVGGLAVLLTAGAGVASADPRLDSAVNTTCSYPQVMGALNAQSPMAGASPAVQDVLRQFLGSGRDQRQRMAEGIAAQPANQPYLGLLQAVFDTCNNF, from the coding sequence ATGAAGCAATCGTCGGTCAAACTGGCTGTCGCAGTGGGCGGTCTGGCGGTGTTGTTGACCGCCGGCGCGGGTGTCGCATCCGCGGACCCCAGACTGGACTCGGCCGTCAACACCACCTGTAGCTATCCACAGGTGATGGGGGCCCTGAACGCGCAGAGCCCCATGGCCGGGGCGTCGCCCGCCGTCCAGGACGTGCTGCGTCAGTTCCTGGGCTCCGGGCGGGATCAACGACAACGCATGGCCGAGGGGATCGCCGCTCAACCGGCCAACCAGCCGTACCTCGGGTTGCTGCAGGCGGTTTTCGACACCTGTAACAACTTCTGA
- a CDS encoding RND family transporter produces MIHRLAVPIILGWLVIVALLTFAVPSLEHVGRQYSVSLVPQDAPSFQAAQRMGRSFGESDSDSVAMIVLESDQPLGDEAHRYYSDLIRQLNADTRHVQHVQDYWGDPLTAPAVQSADDKAVYVQLNLAGNQGESLANESVEAVRGIVDRTPPPPGLKAYVTGPAPLVSDMNHAGDKSIIKITVVSLVVILTMLLLVYRSIVTAVLLLLMVGIQVQAARGVVALLGEHQVIGLSTFAVNLLVSLGIAVGTDYGIFFLGRYQEARQAGEDRDTAFYTTYRSVAKVVLGSGMTIAGAIFCLSFARLPYFQTMGVPTAVAMVVAVAVALTLVPAALVVGGRFGLFEPKRKIIVRRWRRLATAIVRWPAPILVTASVIALIGLLALPAYQTSYNDRLYVPADIPGNVGYAAAERHFPQSRMTPDVLMLESDHDMRTPADLLILNKVAKAIFAVPGISRVQAITRPEGNPIDRTSIPFLLSLQNANQEQVMPFQKNRMKDLLKQADDMTTMINITQRIYGVGLKMINTTHLMTQDTRELAEVTDELRDHIADFDDFFRPIRNYFYWEPHCFDIPFCWSTRSLFDALDGVDAVSEGVFELSKETDRLDVLMPQMIAQFPKMIDSMKAMRAAILTMHSTMAGSIAMMDEVSEDATAMGQAFDAARNDDSFYLPPEVLENKDFKRAMNLFFSPDGKSVRFIISHRGDPATPEGIARVDAVHRAAEEALKLTPLESAKIYLTGTAPTFKDMRDGSTYDLLIAGVAALCLIFVIMLMVTRSLIAALVIVGTVALSLGAAFGLSVLIWQHILGINLHWLVLAMSVIVLLAVGSDYNLLLVSRMKEEIGAGINTGIIRAMGGSGKVVTAAGLVFAFTMMSMVASDLRIIGQVGSTIGIGLLLDTLVVRALMTPSIAALLGRWFWWPQQVRQRPASMLLRDTAPRTVVRSLLLRPDEP; encoded by the coding sequence ATGATCCACCGCCTGGCGGTGCCGATCATCCTCGGCTGGCTCGTGATCGTCGCGTTACTGACTTTCGCCGTCCCCTCGCTCGAACATGTGGGACGGCAGTATTCGGTCTCGCTGGTTCCCCAAGACGCCCCGTCGTTCCAGGCGGCGCAGCGCATGGGCAGGAGCTTCGGCGAATCCGATTCCGACAGTGTGGCAATGATCGTCCTGGAGAGCGACCAACCTCTCGGGGATGAAGCGCACCGCTATTACAGCGATCTGATCCGGCAGTTGAACGCCGACACCCGTCATGTGCAGCACGTGCAGGATTACTGGGGTGATCCGCTCACGGCGCCCGCAGTCCAGAGCGCCGACGACAAAGCTGTCTATGTTCAGCTGAATCTGGCTGGTAACCAAGGCGAATCGCTGGCGAACGAGTCCGTGGAAGCAGTCCGGGGAATCGTGGATCGGACGCCGCCGCCCCCCGGGCTGAAGGCCTACGTCACGGGCCCCGCGCCGTTGGTTTCGGACATGAACCACGCCGGAGACAAGTCCATCATCAAGATCACCGTGGTGTCGCTCGTGGTGATCTTGACGATGCTGCTCCTCGTCTACCGTTCGATCGTCACCGCGGTGCTGCTTCTGCTGATGGTCGGGATACAGGTTCAGGCTGCCCGTGGAGTGGTCGCGCTGCTCGGTGAACATCAGGTCATCGGGCTGTCGACATTCGCGGTCAACTTGCTGGTATCGCTGGGGATCGCGGTAGGAACCGACTACGGCATATTTTTCCTCGGGCGCTATCAGGAGGCGCGTCAGGCGGGTGAGGACCGGGACACCGCTTTCTACACCACGTATCGAAGTGTGGCCAAGGTGGTTCTGGGTTCCGGTATGACCATCGCCGGGGCGATCTTCTGTCTGAGTTTCGCTCGACTGCCGTATTTCCAGACGATGGGCGTTCCCACTGCCGTGGCAATGGTCGTCGCGGTCGCGGTCGCGCTGACGCTTGTTCCGGCCGCGCTAGTGGTCGGCGGTCGGTTCGGGCTGTTCGAGCCCAAGCGCAAGATCATCGTCCGGCGGTGGCGGCGGTTGGCGACGGCGATCGTCCGATGGCCGGCACCCATCCTCGTCACGGCCAGTGTCATCGCGCTCATCGGTTTGTTGGCGCTACCGGCCTATCAGACCAGCTACAACGACCGCCTTTATGTGCCTGCCGACATTCCCGGCAATGTCGGATATGCGGCTGCCGAGAGGCACTTTCCGCAGTCCCGCATGACTCCCGACGTCCTCATGCTCGAGTCCGACCACGATATGCGTACCCCGGCAGACCTACTGATATTGAACAAGGTGGCCAAGGCGATCTTCGCCGTGCCGGGCATATCCCGGGTGCAGGCGATAACTCGGCCCGAGGGCAACCCCATCGATCGGACCTCGATACCGTTCCTGCTCAGCTTGCAGAATGCCAATCAGGAACAGGTCATGCCGTTCCAGAAGAATCGCATGAAGGACCTGTTGAAGCAGGCCGACGATATGACCACGATGATCAATATCACGCAGCGGATTTACGGTGTGGGCCTGAAAATGATCAACACGACTCATCTGATGACGCAGGACACGCGTGAATTGGCGGAAGTCACCGATGAGTTGCGCGACCATATTGCTGATTTCGACGATTTCTTCCGGCCCATTCGCAACTATTTCTACTGGGAGCCGCACTGCTTCGATATTCCGTTCTGCTGGTCGACAAGATCACTGTTCGACGCACTCGACGGCGTCGATGCGGTTTCCGAGGGAGTATTCGAGCTCAGCAAGGAGACCGATCGGCTCGATGTGCTCATGCCCCAGATGATCGCCCAGTTCCCGAAGATGATCGACAGCATGAAGGCAATGCGGGCCGCCATCCTCACCATGCACAGCACCATGGCGGGTTCGATCGCCATGATGGACGAGGTGAGCGAGGACGCCACCGCGATGGGTCAGGCGTTCGACGCGGCGCGAAACGATGACTCGTTCTACCTTCCGCCCGAAGTTCTGGAGAACAAGGACTTCAAACGGGCGATGAATCTGTTCTTCTCCCCGGATGGGAAGTCGGTCCGTTTCATCATTTCGCACCGCGGGGATCCCGCGACGCCCGAAGGCATTGCGCGGGTCGACGCGGTGCACAGGGCGGCCGAAGAGGCGCTCAAATTGACTCCCCTGGAGAGCGCCAAGATCTACCTGACCGGTACCGCCCCGACGTTCAAGGACATGCGTGACGGATCGACATACGATCTGTTGATCGCGGGGGTTGCCGCGCTCTGCCTGATCTTTGTCATCATGCTGATGGTCACGCGAAGCCTGATCGCCGCCCTGGTCATCGTCGGCACCGTGGCGCTGTCACTCGGCGCGGCGTTCGGACTGTCAGTGCTCATCTGGCAGCACATCCTCGGCATAAATCTGCATTGGCTCGTGCTCGCGATGTCGGTGATCGTTCTCCTTGCCGTCGGTTCCGACTACAACCTCCTGCTGGTGTCCCGGATGAAGGAGGAGATCGGGGCGGGGATCAACACCGGCATCATCCGGGCCATGGGCGGCAGCGGAAAGGTCGTAACCGCCGCGGGTCTGGTGTTCGCGTTCACCATGATGTCGATGGTCGCAAGCGATCTGCGCATCATCGGCCAGGTGGGTTCCACGATCGGTATCGGTCTGCTGTTGGACACTCTCGTTGTCCGCGCCCTCATGACGCCGTCCATCGCCGCGCTGCTGGGTCGCTGGTTCTGGTGGCCGCAACAGGTCCGCCAGCGGCCGGCCAGCATGCTGTTGCGCGACACGGCTCCTCGGACGGTGGTCCGGTCCCTGCTGTTGCGTCCAGACGAGCCCTGA
- a CDS encoding IclR family transcriptional regulator, translating to MSDAESAGRASPPTARVVAILDFLSRHPQERFGLSELTRRVGLSKPTCLGILSTLTESGYLVCETGDNSRDKSYRLGPALISLGQMAQESMRVNPAARAELRALSAAFDTSAGLTAVVDDRITVLELIGPPGRDPGVRVGQSYPFAPPVGLMFVLWDDDALRAWLAKVPTIPLRTESARLHRVIESCRADGYLVERLTPGGRRLYALMAGMSTNLPDELRALLSELVSDIGERVYLRDEGPAGRKPHDISVISAPVFDHYQRQVMAVSLHIGTALTDKEISDRARALVATADALTKQLGGTKPTY from the coding sequence ATGTCAGATGCCGAATCGGCCGGCCGTGCTTCACCACCCACGGCCCGGGTGGTGGCCATTCTGGATTTCCTGTCTCGCCATCCGCAGGAGCGGTTCGGGCTCTCCGAGCTCACCCGCCGGGTCGGACTGAGCAAGCCGACCTGCCTGGGGATCCTGAGCACGCTCACCGAATCCGGCTATCTGGTGTGCGAAACGGGGGACAACAGCCGGGACAAGTCGTACCGCCTCGGCCCGGCGCTCATCTCACTCGGCCAGATGGCCCAGGAGTCGATGCGCGTCAACCCGGCGGCACGGGCGGAATTGCGCGCGCTGTCAGCCGCTTTCGACACCTCAGCGGGACTGACCGCCGTCGTCGACGACCGGATCACTGTGCTGGAGCTGATCGGTCCACCGGGCCGGGATCCCGGGGTGAGGGTCGGGCAGAGCTATCCGTTCGCACCACCGGTAGGACTGATGTTCGTCCTGTGGGACGACGACGCGCTGCGCGCCTGGCTGGCCAAGGTCCCGACCATTCCGCTGCGCACCGAGTCCGCCCGTTTGCACCGGGTGATCGAAAGCTGCCGTGCCGACGGGTATCTGGTGGAACGACTGACCCCCGGAGGCCGCAGGCTCTATGCACTGATGGCGGGGATGTCGACCAATCTGCCCGACGAACTGCGTGCGCTGCTGAGTGAGTTGGTGTCCGATATCGGCGAGCGGGTGTATCTGCGTGACGAGGGACCGGCCGGCCGAAAGCCACATGACATCAGCGTGATCTCCGCGCCGGTGTTCGACCACTACCAGCGCCAGGTCATGGCGGTCTCACTGCACATCGGAACGGCATTGACGGACAAGGAGATCAGCGATCGGGCGCGTGCGCTGGTGGCCACGGCCGACGCGCTGACCAAACAGCTCGGCGGAACCAAGCCGACGTACTGA